The following are encoded in a window of Mustela nigripes isolate SB6536 chromosome 1, MUSNIG.SB6536, whole genome shotgun sequence genomic DNA:
- the HTR3B gene encoding 5-hydroxytryptamine receptor 3B isoform X1, with protein sequence MTATAASLPGDPEAPLSLTETLAMDMPHPTNPALYRLTKHLLQKYHKAVRPVHDWTEATTVYLDVLVHAILDVDAQNQKLKTSIWYHEVWDDEFLSWNPSMFDEIREISLPLSDIWAPDIIIKELVDFEGSPNLLYVYVNSSGTIKNSKPIQVVSACSLETYAFPFDIQNCSLTFSSALHTVHDVNLAFLRSRGDMKHNKKEFLNDSEWELLSVSSSHNILQSYAGESAQIQFHVVIRRRPLVYVVSLLIPSIFLMLVDLGSFYLPPTCRARIVFKTSVLVGYTVFRVNMSDEMPRNALSTPLIGVFFAVCMAFLVISLFKSILLVRFLHDEWSTGQERPLLCLQGVTDADGPRTDPRAQLAGATEPPFCQEHQVQPGTMKEVWFQLRSISTYFQTWEQAEQQEVTWLALLQRFDRLLFQAYVVVLGLYAVTLCSLWALWASSAGAHS encoded by the exons aaaccCTAGCCATGGACATGCCTCATCCCACGAACCCTGCTCTGTATCGTCTCACCAAGCACCTACTACAGAAATATCACAAGGCAGTGAGGCCAGTTCACGACTGGACTGAGGCCACCACGGTGTATCTAGATGTGCTTGTCCACGCCATTTTGGATGTG GACGCACAGAACCAAAAATTGAAGACAAGTATATGGTACCACGAG GTTTGGGATGATGAGTTTTTATCCTGGAACCCCAGCATGTTTGATGAGATTAGAGAGATCTCTCTACCTCTGAGTGACATCTGGGCGCCTGACATCATCATCAAGGAGCT TGTGGACTTCGAAGGATCACCCAACCTTCTGTATGTCTATGTGAACTCATCTGGGACCATTAAGAACTCTAAGCCTATCCAGGTGGTCTCTGCGTGCAGTTTAGAAACCTACGCGTTTCCGTTTGACATCCAGAACTGCAGCCTGACCTTCAGTAGCGCCCTGCACACAG TGCACGACGTCAACCTGGCCTTCCTGAGGAGCAGAGGAGACATGAAGCATAACAAGAAGGAATTTTTGAACGACAGTGAGTGGgagcttctctctgtgtcctcatcgCACAACATCCTACAGAGCTATGCTGGAGAGTCTGCCCAGATTCAGTTTCAC GTAGTGATTCGCAGGCGCCCACTGGTCTATGTTGTGAGCCTGCTGATTCCCAGCATCTTCCTAATGCTCGTGGATCTGGGGAGCTTCTACCTACCACCCACGTGTCGTGCCAGGATTGTGTTCAAGACCAGCGTGCTGGTGGGCTACACCGTCTTCAGGGTCAACATGTCTGACGAGATGCCCAGGAACGCACTGAGCACCCCTCTGATTG GGGTCTTCTTCGCAGTCTGCATGGCCTTCCTGGTTATCAGCTTATTTAAGTCCATCCTGTTGGTCAGATTCCTCCATGACGAGTGGAGCACTGGGCAGGAACGGCCCCTCTTGTGCCTTCAAGGGGTCACTGATGCTGATGGGCCTAGGACAGATCCCAGAGCCCAGCTTGCTGGGGCAACAG AGCCCCCCTTCTGTCAAGAACACCAGGTCCAGCCAGGGACCATGAAGGAGGTCTGGTTCCAGCTGAGGTCCATCAGCACCTACTTCCAAACCTGGGAGCAGGCGGAGCAGCAGGAGGTTACGTGGCTGGCACTCCTGCAGCGTTTTGACCGACTGCTCTTTCAAGCCTACGTCGTCGTGCTGGGACTCTACGCCGTCACCCTGTGCTCCCTGTGGGCACTGTGGGCCAGCTC TGCAGGAGCTCACAGCTGA
- the HTR3B gene encoding 5-hydroxytryptamine receptor 3B isoform X2 gives MDMPHPTNPALYRLTKHLLQKYHKAVRPVHDWTEATTVYLDVLVHAILDVDAQNQKLKTSIWYHEVWDDEFLSWNPSMFDEIREISLPLSDIWAPDIIIKELVDFEGSPNLLYVYVNSSGTIKNSKPIQVVSACSLETYAFPFDIQNCSLTFSSALHTVHDVNLAFLRSRGDMKHNKKEFLNDSEWELLSVSSSHNILQSYAGESAQIQFHVVIRRRPLVYVVSLLIPSIFLMLVDLGSFYLPPTCRARIVFKTSVLVGYTVFRVNMSDEMPRNALSTPLIGVFFAVCMAFLVISLFKSILLVRFLHDEWSTGQERPLLCLQGVTDADGPRTDPRAQLAGATEPPFCQEHQVQPGTMKEVWFQLRSISTYFQTWEQAEQQEVTWLALLQRFDRLLFQAYVVVLGLYAVTLCSLWALWASSAGAHS, from the exons ATGGACATGCCTCATCCCACGAACCCTGCTCTGTATCGTCTCACCAAGCACCTACTACAGAAATATCACAAGGCAGTGAGGCCAGTTCACGACTGGACTGAGGCCACCACGGTGTATCTAGATGTGCTTGTCCACGCCATTTTGGATGTG GACGCACAGAACCAAAAATTGAAGACAAGTATATGGTACCACGAG GTTTGGGATGATGAGTTTTTATCCTGGAACCCCAGCATGTTTGATGAGATTAGAGAGATCTCTCTACCTCTGAGTGACATCTGGGCGCCTGACATCATCATCAAGGAGCT TGTGGACTTCGAAGGATCACCCAACCTTCTGTATGTCTATGTGAACTCATCTGGGACCATTAAGAACTCTAAGCCTATCCAGGTGGTCTCTGCGTGCAGTTTAGAAACCTACGCGTTTCCGTTTGACATCCAGAACTGCAGCCTGACCTTCAGTAGCGCCCTGCACACAG TGCACGACGTCAACCTGGCCTTCCTGAGGAGCAGAGGAGACATGAAGCATAACAAGAAGGAATTTTTGAACGACAGTGAGTGGgagcttctctctgtgtcctcatcgCACAACATCCTACAGAGCTATGCTGGAGAGTCTGCCCAGATTCAGTTTCAC GTAGTGATTCGCAGGCGCCCACTGGTCTATGTTGTGAGCCTGCTGATTCCCAGCATCTTCCTAATGCTCGTGGATCTGGGGAGCTTCTACCTACCACCCACGTGTCGTGCCAGGATTGTGTTCAAGACCAGCGTGCTGGTGGGCTACACCGTCTTCAGGGTCAACATGTCTGACGAGATGCCCAGGAACGCACTGAGCACCCCTCTGATTG GGGTCTTCTTCGCAGTCTGCATGGCCTTCCTGGTTATCAGCTTATTTAAGTCCATCCTGTTGGTCAGATTCCTCCATGACGAGTGGAGCACTGGGCAGGAACGGCCCCTCTTGTGCCTTCAAGGGGTCACTGATGCTGATGGGCCTAGGACAGATCCCAGAGCCCAGCTTGCTGGGGCAACAG AGCCCCCCTTCTGTCAAGAACACCAGGTCCAGCCAGGGACCATGAAGGAGGTCTGGTTCCAGCTGAGGTCCATCAGCACCTACTTCCAAACCTGGGAGCAGGCGGAGCAGCAGGAGGTTACGTGGCTGGCACTCCTGCAGCGTTTTGACCGACTGCTCTTTCAAGCCTACGTCGTCGTGCTGGGACTCTACGCCGTCACCCTGTGCTCCCTGTGGGCACTGTGGGCCAGCTC TGCAGGAGCTCACAGCTGA